DNA sequence from the Centropristis striata isolate RG_2023a ecotype Rhode Island chromosome 17, C.striata_1.0, whole genome shotgun sequence genome:
tttgcctttttgtttgcatctccataacatatataaaaattgtgactttagtttgttcaggaaatctggtcagaaccagttaaatgtaataaaggaaattaacggattagaattgttaaatgggtttaaacttagcctcatgacaaaaaatatgctttttaaaattagctactttttcacaattctgtttccagtcacacacacattttggagaaatcACTTCAatctcttagggatttaatgagttaatgtgaagcataaagctgaatatgggagattatagaagatttaaagtgtttgttacactggtttcaccataggttcttatgggttaaaacagctgcaggctgcagcacaGCGCCACTGTTttaagagaagaagaaatagaaCTGTGCCAGAGCTTAACGGAGCGATCCAGTTTACTGATTTAATAAAtgactaatttaataaatgactAGTTTAATAAATGATGTGGTATCTgatcggtgcctggactccggtaacagtggattttctattccaaatttaaatggaaatatcagcgaaaactgtaatttagtctgaataatcctgttatttttagggtaattgtgtcattcattcacacatcatggtatttctccataaattttgcatgaaaatgttatattttacctaaaacccgtgtgtttcttccagtttatgacagagaaaagtaaaagttttgctctattctttgatttacggtagttaaaagtgtctaatacggtgatatacaatttttcattttatgccctatttctgatgtatttgacagtgagttttactgttatttctacaaaccttttttacagtgtaatttacCATACTGGTATCAGAATCAGAACAACTGtagccaaaacaaaagtgaaaaatgacaaatatggctgaaaatgtcccgaGTGGTCCCAGAGGATTAAAActttatcaggtgaagaactatatCTGGTAGCTTCAGTGGATATAAACTGGGTCCCCGTGTCTCTGTTTGGTCCTAGAAACATGGATTTATTCcagataatcagcaaagatcagactacgtcacagacaccatgacatctgaccaatcactatgatgataatatgataatattcactttattgacctggacctccaatgtaaaaatgaaaaatttagaaaaaaaaatcggcaagaaacagtcgtacaaacagagttattcttcagtgacttcgatgtaccaggagaacttgactatgacggcgtattaagtatgaataaaaataaaaatacaaacccgggggagggggctaatatttcgagaaaaaaaactgcaaatttacgagatttaaagtgacaaatctgtgtggaaaaagtcacagatttccaagaaaaaaagtgaaaaaagtcaACCTTTTTCTCGCAGGTTCAccgctttaaatctcataaatctgcacattctcgtaaacttttttctcaaagtatTCCCCCCCTCCCTCGGGTACGCatgtgttttttacacattctggctgtatgtaatatcctccaatattctccagggttgaaatttggaatttgcaagtatatCAATGAGTGTCCTGTTAAGGGTTAAACCAACTTTTATATGTAAAATCCATGAAgttctgctttttaaaaaacatgtagCAGCTGATGCATGTTGCTTTCAATGACAACTAAACACACAGTCTCAAATTTagcattttatgtattttaaaacatcaaacaaagACTGTACACACTCATCcagcgtcacacacacacacacacacacacacatcttcacaTCTTCAGATATGTCCTAACTATTCCAGAAGGGGCCtcgtggctgcaggttttcctttcAACATGCACAAGTGGTTCAATCAGCTGATCTGAGGGtttaaacagctgatcagtagAACCAGGTGTGTTCCTGATTGGTTGGAGTAGAAACCTGCAGCAGCGGGGTCCTTTCTGGAACAGTTTGGACCTGCCTGATGGAGCGGGAACGGATAAATCCAGAGTCCAGAATACAGGAGATCTGTCTCTGCAGAGGAGACCAGAGCCATTAAATCCTGAGAGGAAGACGCCCCCGTTCTCCTGGACCTCAGTCTGAACAGACCGGGGTGGGGGTCtccaggtcttcaggtcttcaggtcttcaggtctccaTCAATGGTTGTCCCCGAAGCCCTGCGTGTCCTCCAGACTGTCGGCCTCCACCTCGATGGAGACCACGTGATGACCCGGGATCATGGCCAGGCCCAGGACTCTGGGTTCCCCCTGGGAGAACGTGTCTGGAggcagaaaggagaaaaaaatacactgtaaaaaaacaaaactgttgtttttacggtaaaaaaaaagaaacactgttttaccatttgattgacaagaaaatactttataaataaaaatgcataaattaaagattttaccattaaataatacagtatatttttataagggttagggttttaTCCTGttcaaaaaggataaaaaagtagactttaaaaaataaaaaaaactgttgtttttatggtaaaaacaacaaccagcagctgtggttgccagaactgtaccgtaataaatacggtgcagctttttgtaatattacggtaaaatgatattagcactgttgatttcctgtttaagattgacattttattccatattttacagtaaaaaaatacagtttttccatcaaaagaaacactgttttgccatatttttagatatttctcATAATTTTGGAGATACTAAGCcattttttttaggtatttgtcattatttagaacggcagctgtggttgccagaactttaccaagATAAacacggtgcaactttttgtaatattacggtaaaattatatgttgatttcacgttcaaTTAtcccatattttaccgtaaaaaataaagtttttctatcaaaagaaacactgttttgccatttgattgacaagaaaatactttattaataaaaatgcataaagtaaagattttaccattaaataatacagtatattttttataagggttagggttttaTCCTGtacaaaaaggataaaaaagtagactttaaagaaaaaaaaactgttgtttttatggtaaaaaaaaagcagctgtggttgccagaactttaccgtaataaatacagtgcaactttttgtaatattacggtaaaatgatattagcactgttgatttcctgtttaagattgccattttattccatattttacagtaaaaaatacagtttttccatcaaaagaaacactgttttgccatatttttagatatttctcATAATTTTGGAGATACTAAGCCATTTTTTTTAGGTACTTGTCATTATTTagaacggcagctgtggttgccagaactttaccgtaataaatacggtgcagctttttgtaatattacggtaaaattatatgttgatttcccgttcaagattgccattttattccatattttacagtaaaaaaaataaagtttttctaagggttagggttttaTCCTGtacaaaaaggataaaaaattagactttgaagaaaaaaaactgttgtttttatggtaaaaaaaagcagctgtggttgccagaactttaccgtaataaatacagtgcaactttttgttgttgatttcatgtttaagattgccattttattccatattttacagtaaaaaaatacagtttttccatcaaaagaaacactgttttgccatatttttagatatttctcATAATTTTGGAGATACTAAGCCATTTTTTTTAGGTACTTGTCATTATTTagaacggcagctgtggttgccagaactttaccgtaataaatacggtgcaactttttctaatattacggtaaaataatattagcactgttgatttcttgtttaagattgacattgtattccatattttaccgtaaaaaataaagtttctgAGAGCCTCGTTTAGAAGGCGATCTAACAGAAAAGTGCACATATTAAACGTTGTGGTAGATGAGCTACAGATCTGCAGCAAACTGTGTCATTTGTGTGAAAACTGATCCATTAAGTTGCAGATTAAATGTAAATGAGGCTCCAGTTTCACTGCCAGAGAAGACAAACAGATTATAAACTAGGAGGACTTTGTTTTGAGGACGTTTTGAGCACACGGTGCAGGTTAAAGCTGCGGGATTTGGGTTCAGGATCAGGTTCAAGTCCTCTAtcacagctgttctcaacctgggggtcccgaccccaattggggtcgccaaatcattttggaagtcagctctgtctccactgtgttaatttgttttagtctttttggtaatttcatgtcttttttggtcattttgtgtctttttttggtcattttgtgtccttttttggtcattttgtgtctttttttgtcattttgtgtctttttttgtcattttgtttcttttttgggtcattttgtgtattttttggtcaatttgtgtcctctttggtcattttttgtcattttgtggtcaatttgagtcccttcttcttaattttctgtaattttttttaattttgtgtcttcttttgatcattttgtgtcattatgtgatcattttgattcttttttgggtaattttgtgtcttttctgacaaatcccaaagtatcaagttgttactttccaaggagtctctggcttgaagctgactgttacacactcaggaggtcagaatggacctttaaactgatagcaaaggacttagattaaaaggaacaataaaatatataaatgcacagacagagagatgtttaagttgttgtctgcttcattatttgtccaaaattcgttgtatcaactgagtttgtctgatctgaactgtgagattgtgttcagtgagacaacatgatgttagattggaggtcgagactcaaaaaggttgagaacttctGCACTAACAGACCTTTAAGGTACTTTCCTCCAGTGGAGCAGAACATGAAGATGGTGTCTGAGGTACCTGAGGACTTGAGGAACTCCTGAGCGGAGCCCAGGATGACGTTACAGTCCCGGTCGGTGCAGAGGAACAGACCCACCAGAGTCCGCCCGTCCGTCATCCGGATCCTCATGTTCTTGTTCAGGAGCCCCTCCAGGTTCTGGCGGGCCTGGGACGACGAGGAGCCTCCTGGCTGCTCCTGGAGGAGAAACACAAGGTAAAGGAGCACACTGACACTGACGTTACCACgacaacataaaaatataagatAAGACGATAacataataagaaaaatactgGATTACTTCTTGTTTCAATGTGTTACATTTGGTGGATCTAGAGGAGCTGGAGCGgaggaataaagataaatatttagtGAGAATATTACTGGTGGcctgtaaaaaaattaataaggAAGAAATGGATCTTTGTAATGGAAAAATTTACTTTCAATCTAAGAACACAAACAGAGGTATTTATTGAAGattggcaaaaatggattacatatgtcTCTACCATAAAACCTTCAGGACTTCAGGTAATCTCAGATTGGACgatcagaatactttcatttctttgtaccttttctttttattgttgtttttgtttttgttttccaatcCCATTTTTTACGCTTTTACTTTCCCCTTGATATTTCCTGTATTCgtctataggtcttcatgttgattgtttgtttgttaatttacatgtaaaatcaagaaacaatgaaaagtaaatgacaaaaaagaagaaaaatcctggattaTTCCTTTATCTTGTAAAAACACTAATGAATTTGAGTTTACTCTGGTTAAAGTGATGCGCAGTTTTATTCATAAATACATTAAGGAAACTATCTGTAAACATGTGTAGATGTaagtaaatattattaatgttaagtATCGTTCAGTATATTATTAGTttatattttctctttaaatgtcGGTGAATGTTTCATTTGTATCATTGATCTGTTAGCACCAACTGAAGCTCGATAATAACTGATTCATGTTATTAATAAACCGTTTTCTCTGCGTGTTGACGCGTCAAACAGCGTCACAGTCACATTAAatactaattaattaaaaagagaaacataCATGAGTCGAAGGACCGTTTTCTTCGATCATTGTTGCCATtactccttcttcttctcttcctgcaACATTTGTTGACGGAGCGGTTTGTGTGACGGACCAGCTAAACCGGAAACGcgatccagttttttttttttttttttttttttgtgggggggTTTTAAAGTGAACGACACATCAAGAGACTGTtgaggcacaaaattacaaaaaggacaaaatgactgaaaaaacactatattacttaaaaaagacagaaaatgaccaaaaaaagacacaaaattataaaaaaagacacaaaatgacaggaaaaaactaaattacttaaaaaaagacacaaaattacaaaaaaaagacagaattattaaaaaagacacaattaccaaaaaagacacaagattatttaaaaaagacacaaaattattttaaaaaagacacaaaatgacagataaaaactaaattacttaaaaaagacacaaaatgacccaccaaaaagacacaaaattatttaaaaaagacacaaaattaccaaaaaagacacaaaatgactaaaaaaaggcataaattggccaaaaaagacacatgacaagcctaaatgacaaaaaaaaagcacagaagaagacacaaaatgactgaaaaagacacaaaataactaaaaaagacacaaaaaagagacaaaaagacataaaatcaccaaattgttcggctaaacacacaagacactaataaaatagagtcccactagaataaaaaccagagttgatgacaggatcacacacagtcacaagatcacatttatgttggtgtttctttgtttctttttggttcaaaatgttttaatccagtaaatcagaataaaaaaatcaattattatcaggtcatatacgtgaaaaaaatataccaacatggcatttaaacatttctaagtggtgaatacaggcaggatggaaaggagtcAGAAATCGACAAAATATctcaaaactccatagagttaaaatgttaaattgtgTGACATGACCTCCTCTTTGCACTTAAAACTCCATTCTGTAGGCAATAAAAAACACTTGAGGCCTTTTTGTGTTTGCAGAGATTGGGGTTGTGACCTCGCTAgaaccagaataaaacattcattcattcattcattcattaccattaaccgcttatccgcaatcgggtcgcgggccAGAATAAAAGACTCTAAAGCAAATTAAACAGAGAAGAAACTTCCAGTTTCACAGGGCAGAAGACGCCATTATTGGACCTATTAAGTGGCTCACGCCAGACTAAACCCCCAGGGAATAAGTCACAGCTAGAGAGGAAACTCTCCGTCAGGTTGTAAAGCCGAGTGTCTCTCCACAGCTCGTCGCTGCAGGAACATTATTTAACATGATCTGCTCTCCGGGTCGCCTCGGttcacacagagctgctgtctTCCTCCGTGTCACACTGCATAAAATCTGGGTTAGCTACAGCGCAGCAcccaggggaggaggaggaggaggaggaggaggaggaggagtaggaggaggaggaggaggaggaggaggaggaggaggaggaggaggaggaggaggaggcctcaGCACAGTAGAGCAGTGTGTCAGAGCCTGCAGCATCATATGACAACCCTGGATATAGTTTTATATCCTTTTTTATAAGTGAGACATGAATATCTGACACACTAAAATACTAGAAATACTACCTCGACATGCAACCACTCCTCCTCattcatattttatactttttatacctctacaccaggggtctcaaactcaaattacctgggggccgctggaggcagtatcaagatgaccaaaaaaagacacaaaattacaaaaaaaagacacaaaatgacaaaaaagacacaaaattactaaaaaaaagacacaaaattattttaaaaagacacaaaatgacccaaaagggtcacaaaatgacccaaaagggTCCCAaaagggtcattttgtctcttttcttagtcattttgatactacccccaggtaatttaagtttgagacccctgcaataaaggctattctatacacacacacacacacacacacacacctgttgcatatatatatatatagagagagagagagagagagagagagagagagagagaaggtctGGACAGGCATGGATGTGagtctagaccagggatgggcaactggaggcccgggggccccatacggccctcaccctcacttgaagtggccctcagtacaactacatgcatttgagcatgaaatcttaaaagtgcagtgtaaaaatgcacaaaattacttcttgtaattaatgttggtctgctgttcttacactgaaaaaaaataaagaaatcacagttgttggttattttttatttgcttcaaaccttttgtattcctatttatactgttatttgtgcatttgagcatgaaatatgttaagttactgcactgtaaacaaatagacacaaaataaacaattagacacaaaatgaccaaaagagacacaaaatgaacaaaaaaaagacacaaaatgaacaaaaaaaagacacaaaatgaacaaaaacacgccaaaaaatcaccccaatgttaccctatggagagactagagtgatgacatcatcaaaaaaataccataaaaagacacaaaatgaccaaaaacatgaaatcttaaaagtgcagtgtaaacatgcaaaaaattacttcttgtaattaatgatggtctgctgttcttgcactgaaaaaaaaaagaaatcacagtaagtggttattttttattgttttaaaccttttgtattcatatttatactgttctacatgcatttgagcatgaaatatgttcagttactgcactgtaaacatatttaaaattgcagttgtATCATATCTGGTTCAGtgacggtcctatatgtggccctgtgggagtgttgattaaaaacaacaacagaacatGTTGTAATAGTTAAATGCTGCAGTGATGTCAGGCTTGTTAAGGTGCTGCTCCATCACCAGCTGGGTCTAATTATGAGATTAGTGAGACGCCACAACATGATAATAAAAACTAGTTTGAGCCTAAACATGCATCATGTGTACATATTAAAGCAGAACATACTTTGGTTTAGCTGCAGTAGATgacaaactttaaaaacatgacaagaaatgagaaaaactcatccattatcattattattattattattattattattattgtagatTACTATCTAAGTGACTGgagatgttttttcttcaaatgtgTGAAAAACATTGAGTCTTTGTGCAGGAGACGCTGAAGGACTTCCACCTGCTGTGATTTCATTTtgacataaaagaagaaaagcaaaGCTGTTATTAATATCATTAACGAGGGAAACATGAAGCTGTgacaacacaacaaaagaccCCTGAAACTAAAACAGATTCATCATGTCATAATGTacctattgttattattattattattattattaataatcttattattttaaattattttgttttatttccatcCTACTGCAACATATCACATTGTTGTTAGTGAAAATAGCCCAttctttctaaaaaataaaaaaattatataaaataaaaaatgtaattaaaatgacatattataatataataaattaaataaataattctacatgacattttttatatatatgatatatatggaatcatttgcataataatttgcttatcatatatacacatatatatatatatttctatatgtatgtgtgtatatatatgtaaatatatatgtatatatatacacacatatatatacatatataattgtACATATATACTTtactataaatatatgtatatatgtatatatacatacatatatacatatatgtgtatctatctatatgtatttataataaagtatatatgtacatatatatgtatgtatgtatatatacatatatatatattatgtatgtatatatatatatagatacacatacatatatatacatatatatgtatgtgtgtatatatatatatgtttatatatatatatatatatatatatttatatatatacatcaaattaaaatgacatataatataataaaataaataaataaaaacatataaattatatttttttatgtatgataTATATGGAACAATTTGCATAATAATttgcatactgtatgtatatatatatatatatatatatatatatatatatatatatatatatatacatacatacagtatgcaAATGATATATATGGAACAATTTGCATAATAATTTGCATactgcatgtatatatatatatatacaaagccTGCTGTTTAAAGCTCCAGAAACACCGAATAAGTtatgaccatttttaaatatttttcttttttggtccagCTTCTATTTCTAGGGTCAATGTGAATGAACCTGTGACCCAAAATGCTCACATATTTATATGATTTGTGGAATTAAAGTCCTCTTACTGCTTATAAATGGATAATTGTTGCACAGAGGAAAAGATTGAGACATGATGagaaatatgattttattttaaagaaaaataaatacaacataatTATTTTGAATCAAGGCTGTATATGATCGTTATACTCCTACTGTTTCTTTCATCAGTTCATCAGGATGTTTCACCCAGCCTTTTATTTGTCACATTAGAGCTTCAACTGATGATTATGTTAACTATTCATTAATCTGCTAATTATTTTCTCAGGTATTTGAATTAAAAATTTGATCTATaatttgtcagaaaatagtgaaaaatgtccgtCCCAGTTCCTCCAGACAAGACAATGCCTTTAAATATCTTATCTTGTCAGTAGAAACCCCCAAAATAACcagtttattatcatataaaacagaaaaaataatgaaatctcaatatttgagaggctaaaattgttttttgtgccacttttgcatgaaaaattgcCACTTTTGCATGACTTAGATAACAATTTGATCTATaatttgtcagaaaatagtgaaaaatgttctCCAGACAAGACGATgcctttaaatatcttgtcttgTCAGCACAAACCCcaaaataatgagtttattatgatataaaacagaaaaaataatgaaatctcAATATCTGATAGGCTAAAACTGCTTTTTGTGCcacttttgcatgaaaaatttaAAGTAAATCCGCAGAATGACTCATTCTAGTGGACTAATTGTTGCAGTCTGCACCACGTTCCCCTGCCTGGCTTACATAATAATTTGATCTATaatttgtcagaaaatagtgaaaaatgttctCCAGACAAGACGATgcctttaaatatcttgtcttgTCAGCCCAaaccacaaaataaccagtttaatataatataaaagagaaaaaaatatgaaatctcAATATTTTAGAAgctaaaattgtgttttgtaccacttctgcatgaaaaatgaaaagaaaatgtgcagaaTGACTGATTATAGTGGACTAATAACCAGTTTAATAtgacataaaacagaaaaaataataaaatctcaaTATTTGAGAGGCTAAAACTGTTTTTCGTGCCACTTTTTCATGAAAAGTTAAAAGAAAATCTGTTATAGTGGACTAATAGTTGCAGTCTGCACCATGTTCCCCTGCaatttgtcagaaaatagtgaaaaatctcCGTCAGGATTTCTCTGAAGTTCATCACACGTCACATAAGAGCTTCAACTGATGATTATTTTAACTATTCAATAATCTAATTATTTTCTCAGGTATTTCAATTAATAATTTGATCTATaatttgtcagaaaatagtgaaaaatgttctCCAGACAAGAAGATgcctttaaatatcttgtcttgTCAGCACAAACCCCAAAATAACCAGTTTAATatcatataaaacagaaaaaataatgaaatctcAATATTTGATAGGCTAAAACTGCTTTTTGTGCcacttttgcatgaaaaatttaaagaaaatctgCAGAATGACTGATTCTAGTGGACTAATTACCAGTTTAATatgacataaaacacaaaaaataatgaaatctcAATTTCTGAGAGGCTAAAACTgctgtcagaaaatagtgaaaaatgttctCCAGACAAGACAATgcctttaaatatcttgtcttgTCAGCACAaaccacaaaataaccagtttaatataatataaaacagaaaaaataatgaaatctcAATATTTTAGAAgctaaaattgtgttttgtgccacttttgcatgaaaaattaaaagaaaatctgCAGAATGACTAATAGTTGCAGTCTGCACCACATTCCCCTGCAATTTGTCAGATAATAGTGAAAAACCTCCGTCCCAGTTCCTCCAAACAAGAAAATgcctttaaatatcttgtcttgTCAGCTCAAACCCCAAAAATATCcagtttattataatataaaagagaaaaaataatgaaatctcAATATTTTAGAAgctaaaattgtgttttgtgccacttttgcatgaaaaattcaaaGTAAATGTGCAGAATGAGTGATTCTAGTGGACTAATTGTTGCAGTCTGCAGCCTGGCACCGCTCTGCCTTGTGATGTTTGACTGCGAAAGGcaaatcaaaatttcttttgtcaaaacaaaaagtGCCCTGAGCGGCCACGGAGGGCTGTCGGGCTGAGGGGTTCCCATGGCCTTACTGCCTGCATCCAGCCTgctcagcctgctgctgctcaccttgttacactccaaaaaaaaacactgtttgtgTCTAAACCTGTGCTCTGGGTGCTGCTGTGTGCGTTATGCCGCTTCATAAGCAGTTTATAACGGGGGGAGTGGAGTTTGCATACTGTGAATTGTTTCCATCCCCACCACAAGTAGTTAATTTTTAAGCAATACAATCTGATGTAAGTCTGGGCATGGCTGCGGCAGATTTTCCCAACCCCCCTCTCTCAATCCCTCCccagcactcacacacacacgcacgcacatttacgcgcacgcacacacacacacacacacacacacacacacacacgcctgccGCTGCtccaaaataatttttataCAACGGTGGGGGCTCCGGAGAATATAAGGTGGCCATATTTGATAGATTTGTGTCGGGCTCTGCAatgcagaaagagagagttgTTGCGTGTGATCCTGACAGTGACAGTGACACCAGACGAGTCTGAGGGGTTCGTGACTGATCCGGacttggaaaaaaagagagagagaaaagaggagggggggcagacagaaaagaaacaaacaagtaACAATGTAACTTACATGCAGCCACACACCCCTTTCTCTTGTAACAATGTGTACGTTTTTAAGGAGGGAGGGGGCGcgcagagggagaaagagagccggagagagagagatagagaaaggaggaggggggtgcgTTCTGAAATAATATAGTCAGCCATTTTTTATGTAAGGGGATTTTTTCTTATTGGGGGggttgttaaaaaataaatataagaggGCGGCCATCTTTGTTGCTCTGCCTGgtgtaaaatatttcaaaacgccccccacttttttctgtgccgatttgaatattaaataaatatcacaCATTCGGGGCAAGAATACGCTTTTTT
Encoded proteins:
- the naa38 gene encoding N-alpha-acetyltransferase 38, NatC auxiliary subunit, with the protein product MATMIEENGPSTHEQPGGSSSSQARQNLEGLLNKNMRIRMTDGRTLVGLFLCTDRDCNVILGSAQEFLKSSDTFSQGEPRVLGLAMIPGHHVVSIEVEADSLEDTQGFGDNH